A segment of the Armatimonadota bacterium genome:
CCGAAGCGTGTGGTCGTCGAGGAGCGCATTCCGGAGAACATCCGGGAGGACCTGATGCGGCGCGGGCACGACCTTGTCGTGAACGGGCCGTGGAGTCACGGCCGCGTTCTTGGAATACGGACTATGGATGGCCTGATAGAAGGCGTCGCATCGCCCAGGCTCGAGACCGGTTACGCCGGCGGATGGTAGCGGGGAAGAGACAATGACAATGAAGCCGACACCAGGCGAACTGAAGGATACGCAGAGCTGCGAGGATCGAAGACACGTGCCTCTGCAGCGTGTGGGGGTCAAGGGGGTCGAGATTCCGTTTCAGATCAAGGCTCTCCGCGATGGGCATCAGACGGTACTTGCGGGAGTCACCCTGACCGCCGATCTTCCGCACTACTTGAAAGGCACGCACATGAGCCGCTTCATCCAGGTACTGGAGGAGTGGCGTAACAGGCCCGTATCAGGCCCTGAGTTGAAGGCCATCCTCCAGCAGGCGAAGACCGTCCTCAAGGCCGAGATGGCTCATGCCGACCTGCGCTTCAAGTACTTCATAGAGAAACGTGCTCCCGTGTCGAAAATGAAGAGCATCCTAGGGTATCAGAGCTGCTTCTCCGGCAGCCTCAAGGAAGACGACTTCGATTTCCGCCTCGGTGTCGAAGTTCCAGTTCAGACCGTCTGCCCCTGCAGCAAAGAGATCTCCGAGTGCGGGGCACACAACCAGCGCGCGAACATCCGAGCTAGTGTCCGATTCGTGCATGGTCGGTTTGTCTGGATCGAGGAACTCGTTCGTCTGCTCGAGGATCAGGGCAGCGCACAGGTATATCCGTTTCTGAAGCGTGCGGATGAGAAGTACGTCACCGAGCGGGCGTTCTCAAATCCCAGATTCGTCGAGGACGTCGTCCGTGACTGCGTCTTGGCCCTGCGAAAGGACGAGCGCATCCGTTGGTTCGAGGTTGAGTGCGAATCCGAGGAGTCAATCCACCAACACAATGCGTTTGCGTACCATCAGGAGACCTCTGACAGCGCTCGTTGACAGGCGATCGGGTGGGTGCGGTGCTGGTCCCACCGGTGACTTCTTGGCTGCCGTCTCTAGGCAATAAACTCCATCATCTCTGCCGTGACGAGGCGTTCGGGCCTCTCGCCGGAAAAAAACAGCTCGAGGTTGCGCACGGCCGCCTCGCCCTGACGACGGACCATCTCTGGCGTGCCTCCGGATATATGCGGCGTGAATACGACGTTCTGCAGCGAGTACATCTCGTGGCCTTGCGGCAGCGGCTCGGGGTCGGTGACGTCAAGCGCCGCCGAGAACCGTCCGGTCCTCAATTCTTCGAGCAGCGCCTCATGATTGACGATCGCCCCTCGTGCGGTGTTGATGAACACGGCACCCTCCCTGATCGCCTGCAGATGCTCCCGCGTGATCATCCCTCGCGTAGATTCGTTCGATGGCGCGTGCAGGCTGATCACGTCGCACTCCGCCATCAGCCATTCGAGCGAGACCCTCTTAGCACCGAGCGCGTCTGCGCCATCGTCCGATATGTAGGGGTCGGCGATAAATAACTCCACATCCCACGGCTTGATGTAACGGATCACCTCCCGCCCGATAAGGCTCGCGCCGATGATGCCGACCTTCTTGCCGTTCAGCTCCCGAGCGGGTGCGACTCCCTCAGGCCGAAACCACTGCTTCTCCCGGATACTGACCGCCCAGTTGACGGCGTTGCGCAGCATTATCTCCATCATCGCGACGGTCATCGCGGCGACGGAGATCGCCATCGCCGGCTGAGAGGTGCATACTGAGATCCCTCGTTCGAAGACTGCTGGGGTGAGGATTCCGTGCGGCGATCCCGCGGCGTGTGAGATCACCTTCAACCGATCGGCGCGCTCCACGACCTCTGGAGTGAATCTCGGCGAGCCCCAACTCGTGAGAGCCGCATCATGCCCGGGAACGAGGTCGGCAAGTTCGTCGGTCGAGTAGTTGTGCTCCTCAGGATTGAGTGTCAGATCGCCGAGCGCTTCCAGTCGCTGCTGGGCTTCAGAAGAGAACAGCCGCCCGCGTAGTGAGGGTATAGGGAGCACGAGAATCTTCATTGCGTCACCTCCGGTTCAGTCCAAAGACCAAGGCTCAGACTGGCGGGACTGGTGACCTCGTGCTTTGAACCTCCAAGTGCGTGTCTAGCTTAGCCTAGCTCGGGCGGGTGTGTCAATGGGCTCGGTGCAGGAATCGAAACGGGCTCAGGTGAACAGGTTGGCATAGAGGCGGCCCGCCGGCGATGAAGGCCTTGGGAGGTTTCACGTGATTGAGAAGCGAGTGATAGTGACTTCAGCTAGGCACGGCTGCGAGAGCACCCCGATATCGGTGGAGATGCCGGGGTTGAAGCACGGGGCGGCCGTGGGCCTGATCGGACCAAACGGCACGTGCATCCACGCGCAGGTGGATGGCGACCGCATAGTCTGGATCTGCGAGCCGATGTCCGAAGGCGAATCCCGGAAGTACAGGTTCGCGGAGAAGTGCGAGACCCGGGCCGAATCAGCGGTCGAACTGATCGATCGAAAGAACTCCGTCGAGTTCCGTATCTCCGGGGCCTTGTTTACCGTTTATGAGTATGGCGAGCAGTACGCCCGGCCGTTCCTACATCCGATCGTCGGCCCGGGGGGTAATGGAGTTACCCGCGGCTACCCGATGATTAGGGATGTACCCGGTGAGACCAGCGATCACGCGCATCACCGATCCCTATGGATCGCGCATGGAGATGTGAACGGTTGCGACAACTGGTCAGAGATGGAGGGTCATGGAGTCCAGCGCCATCGGGAGTTCCTCGAGAAGGTGGGCGGGCCGGTCTTTGCCCGTCTGCGGACGGTCAACGACTGGCTCGACGCCCGGGGGTGCAAGGTGCTCGAGGAGCAGAGATCTTTCACGGTCTATAACCTTCCGGGCGCCTCTCGCGTCATAGATATGACGGTCGAGTTTCGGGCAACGGAAGGTGATACGGTTTTTGGAGACACGAAAGAGGGGGGCATCTGCTCAATCCGCGTCGCGACCTCGATGGATGGCAACAAGGGCGGGTTGATCACCAACTCGTTCGGTGCCGTCACTGAGGCGGAGACTTGGGGCAGGAGGGCGCACTGGTGCGACTATTCCGGGCCGGTATCGGGGCGAACCGTTGGCATAGCGGTATTTGATCACCCGGCGAACTTCCGCCACCCGACCTACTGGCACGTTCGGGACTACGGCTTGATGACCGCGAATCCATTCGCGCTCTCGGAGTACAGAGGCGACAGGGCTTGGGACGGCAGTCACATGATCAGGGCGGGGGGATGTCTCGCTTTCTCCTATCGTATACACGTGCACGATGGTGATGTCGCGGCTGGCAAGGTGTCCGACAGCTATCACTCGTACATCAATCCCCCTTCGGTCGAGGTTGAGTAGGTGAACTCGATAGGTCAGGCCGCAGAGGCTGGAGCCTTGGGCGCACCTTCTGGAACTTCCGATCGTCGGTCTCAACAGAGGTTTCATTGAGCGAATCCATCCGAATAGCCAGCACCGAATCGCCCGGAGCATACCGCGTGGTCCGCAGACAGTCATGTCGCACGCTCGAAATGGGCGATCTGGAGGGCAATGCAAGTATTGCGCCCGGGGAAGGCCCGGAGTTCGTGCTGCGTTTCGGCACACCCGGCGATGTGAAGCCTTCGTTGGAGGTGGCATCGTTCGACTGCGAACTGATCAGCGATGAGGATGACAACCGCCTCGCGGTCCTGCGGTTCGAATGCTCTGACCCGCGAATGGAAGTCCGCGTGCACTTCAGCGCAGGTCCGGGTTGCAGGTTGCGCAAGTGGCTGACGATTCGGAATACCGGTGATGCCCCGTTCGTCCTATTCGATGTCGTGCTGGAGAGGTTTCCGCTGTCTGGTAAGGGGTGTGCTTGGGGCGGGGGTCGTGGCTGGCCGGTCTTCGTTGGCGGCTTGGGATACTTCGCCGTCGAGCATCCGGAAGCCGAGAACCGCGTCTCTCACGGTGAGTGCATCCTTGAGTACTACCCTGCAGCTACCATCCTTCCAGGCGACTCCTATGAGACTGAGCGCGCCATTCTGGAGTTCGCCGCGAGCGATCCGGAGGAAGCCCTTCGGCAATACACGGATGAGTTGCGGATACGTAAGCCGGACCACTTGCTCACATACTACTGCACGCGTGGAGCGCACGAATGCGAGGGCCCGAGCGAGCTTTCGGTGGTGGAGCAGTTGAACGAAGTTGCCGCTCTCAAGTCCGATTGGCACATTCCGTTTGAGTACTTCATACTTGACTACGGGTACTGGTCAGAAGACGAGAATCCCGTCGAAACGGGGCGCTATGAGTTGGACACCGAGGCGAAGTTCCCCGGCCCCAGCTTTGACGGCATCGTGTCACGGCTGAGTGCGGAGAAGATCGGCCTCGGAATGTGGTTCGGGCTGGGATGTCCCTCAAGGGATGGGTTTGCGGAGGACCTTGCGAGGTCCATCCTGGATCTGAACTCGAAGTACGGCCTCAAGCTCGTCAAGACCGACTACGCCGTCTGGTCCTGCGAGAATTCGTCTCACGGGCACTTGTGCGGCAGATACGCACGGTATCAGGCCGCGCAGACGATGAAACGGGTCTTTGCCCAGATCAAGTCCGCTAGTCCGGAGATGGTAATCTACGCGACGAGCTTCTCGAGGTCGCCTTGGTGGCTCGAATACGCGGATTACGTCGTCGCCGGGAAGGAAGATCCCTCGGACATCCCAGCGCCGACCATCCGCGACAGCCAGATACTCCATACGGATTTGGATCATCGCTTCTTCGAACTGGACGCAGGTACGTACGTCAACTTCTCTGACGCCAACTTCTGGTGCGGCAAGCAGTCGTGGCGCAAGAGCGCCGTGATGTCTGCCGCAAGAAGCAACCAACTCTTCCTGGCTGGAGACCTCACGATCCTCGATGACGACGACAAGCTCTTCCTGCAGCGGCTGGTGCAGCATCACGATGCGTACGCGCAGGCGTTCGGGCATTCGCGTCGCATTCTCGGCACTGCCGCGGAGCAGCAGATATACGGCTATTCGAATGTCAAAGACGGCAAGGGCCTGGTCGCGATCTTCAATCCGTCCTGGACAGCGGACAGCTTGGATCTGCACGCGCTGGACGTGGGCTGCAATCCAGAGGTGCGAAACATGTGCATCGAGTTGTTCCCGAGCACCCAGGCCGGCAGTATGCTCGAGTGGGCTGGATGCAAGCTTCGGTTCGATCCCTGGGAACTGAAGATGATCGAAGTGGCTCCGTCAGAAGAGCACTACGCGCTGTTCGAATCCCGACTGGATCACGCGGGGAAGTACCGCATGCCGATCACGCCGGTCTCGCTGCCCTCGGATGTCCCGTCTCGGGCGGTCATGGAAGCCGCAAGGATATGCTATCAGACAGGTGTCGGGTTCAGATATCGCGCTGTACTTCCCAGGGAATGGGAGGGATACCCCATCCTCCTCGATCTGCGCGGTCTTCGAGGGGAACTGTACATCGGCAACGAACCCACCGGTCTCCACGGTGGCGGGTACGCCGTCTACTATCCCGGGACTCGCGACTACTCTCGGCTCGGCTTCGGTCGGCAGGGACGCTACTTCATTGCTCTGGACGACCCCGGTGTCGTGTCGCAGCCCGAGCCGGTCATCCGGCCGCTCGCGTATTCCAGCAGCAGCACTTGCCGGGAGGACTGGCCTCACCCCAGGGTATCGGGCATGGTGCTGGTCATCAGGTATCTGAAGACCGGCAAACCCGTGCGACCCTCGATGGATCCCGGGCTGGCACAGTGTTCTGTCTGGCTGGACGGGGTCTGGATGGACACGTGGCGCGTGCCTCCGCTCGTACCCCGCATCCGATCCGGCTATTCCTGGGCCGTATACGCCCTCGATCTTGAAGGCGACTGGGAGTGCGCGAGGGTGCTGATCCCGCATCTCCTCGATGCCGACTACGAGATCGAGTTCTTCCTGACCGACCGCATCCCGGATATCGCCGGGCAGTGAGTTGTGCATCCGGGGCTTCTCCGAGGACGTTTCCGCAGTGTGCATCCTGTCACGCATTGACTCCTTGACATGGAATATATTGTGTGGTAGACTGGACCGTACCACTACAACTTGTGGTGCATTGTCGAGATTAGATCATGAAATGCCCCTACTGCGGTCACAATGATGACAAGGTTCTGGACTCCCGCTCGGTGCGTGACGGGGAGGGGATAAGGCGTCGTCGGGAGTGCCTCGAGTGCGCCCGAAGGTTCACCACCTATGAGGAGATCGAGGAGATGCGTCTGATGGTGGCAAAGAGGGACCTTCGCAGAGAGCCGTTCGATCGTTCAAAGATTCTTAGAGGAATGCTCACAGCCTGCGAGAAACGTCCTGTCAGTTTGGCGCAGTTGGAGCAGGCCGTGGAGGAGATCGAGCGCGCTCTGAACAATCGGGGCGAGCGCGAAGTCAGTTCGACAGACATCGGCGAGATGGTCATCAGTAAGCTTCACGATTTGGACAAGGTCGCTTACATCAGATTCGCATCTGTCTACCGTCAGTTCGAGGATGTTACCCAGTTCAAGGAACTGGTCGAAGTTCTCGATACCGACACCGCCTAGAGGTTTCTCGCTGGCAAGATGCCGGCTCATTCTTGTTGCCATGGAGGATTTCACGGAGATGCTGACACAAAACGCGCTCACCGTCCTGGAGAAGCGATACCTGCAGAAGGACGAGAGGGGGAACTGCGTCGAGACGCCTGAGGGGATGTTCCACAGGGTAGCCTGCGCCATCGCCGAGGCCGAACGCGGATACGGCAGGTCGGATTCCGAAGTGAAAGAGGTGGAGGAGCAGTTCTACCGCATGATGTCTGGACTCGAGTTCCTGCCGAACAGCCCGACGCTCATGAACGCCGGAAGGGAACTCGGACAGCTCGCGGCTTGCTTTGTTCTGCCGATCGAAGACTCTATGGACAGCATTTTCGAGACGATCAAGCACACAGCTCTGATCCATAAGAGCGGGGGCGGCACGGGGTTCTCGTTCTCCAGACTCAGGCCCAGCGAGGACGTGGTTCAGAGCACGAATGGGGTCTCCAGTGGGCCGATATCCTTTATGGAGGTCTTCAACTCCGCCACCGAGGCGATCAAGCAGGGAGGGACTCGCAGGGGCGCGAACATGGGTTGCCTGCGCATTGACCATCCGAACATCATTGACTTCATAACTTGCAAGAAGGACAACAATCGTCTTACCAACTTCAACATTTCCGTGCTGATCACCGAGGAGTTCATGCAGGCTGTCGAGAAGGGCGAGGACTACGACCTGATTAACCCGCGTACACGGGAGGTCGTGAAGTCGCTAGGCGCGCGGCGGGTCTTTGATACCATCGTCAATATGGCCTGGCGCAACGGCGAGCCGGGGATCATCTTCATTGATCGGATAAACCGAGACAATCCCACGCCGCATCTGGGCGAGATCGAGTGCACCAACCCGTGTGGGGAGCAGCCTCTCCTGCCCTACGAGGCGTGCAACCTCGGCTCCATCAACCTGGCCGCGATGGTTGCCGACGAGGGCGAGCCGAAGGTGGACTACATGAAGCTCGGCAGGACCGTTCGGACGGCGGTAAGGTTCCTTGACGATGTCATAGACATCAGCCGGTATCCTCTGCCGCAGATAGACGCGATGGTCCGGGGCAACAGGAAGATCGGTCTCGGCGTGATGGGCTTTGCGGACATGCTGATCAAACTCGGCACTCCGTATGATTCCGAGCAGGCGACAAACCTCGCCGAAGAGGTGATGTCGTTCATCCAGAACGAATCGCGTCAGATGTCGTGCGAACTTGCTGCCGAGCGCGGGACCTTCCCGAACTGGGAGGGCAGCGTCTATGATGTGCCCGAAGGCCTCAAGATGAGAAACGCGACTGTTACCACGATCGCGCCGACGGGGACGCTCTCGATCATCGCCGGCTGTTCCAGCGGTGTCGAGCCGCTGTTCGCGGTCTCGTACATCCGCACTGTGCTCGACGGTACGGAGATGATCGAAGCCAATCCCATGTTCAGGCAGATGGCCGAGGAGCGCGGGCTCTACAGCGAGGCGTTGATGAAGGAGATCGCCCGACACGGGTCGGTCCGCGGCCTCGATTCCGTTCCAGGCGACATGCAGAGGGCCTTTGTCACCGCTCACGATATCGCGCCGGTATGGCACATCAAGATGCAGGCGGCCTTCCAGAAGTACGTGGACAACGCGGTTTCGAAGACCGTCAACTTCCCGAACTCGGCGACGACTGAGGATGTTTCCGAGGTCTACAAGCTTGCGTTTCGGTTAGGCTGCAAGGGGGTCACGGTCTATCGCGACGGAAGCCGGGACGAGCAGGTCCTGAGTGTTGGCAGGAAGGATAGGGACGCCGCCCAGCAGGATGCTCCTGGAGTCCTCGCTCCGCGGCCTCGGCCGGTAAGGACCTACGGCGTCACGGAGAAAGTGAAAACCGGATGCGGAAGCCTCTATGTCACGATTAACGAGGACGAGGACGGACTCTGCGAGGTCTTCGCGCGGATGGGTAAGTCAGGCGGCTGCGCTTCGTCCCAGTTAGATGCCGTGTCCAGGGTTATCTCGACCGCCCTTCGCGCGGGTGTGAAGCCGGAGGCGGTGATCAAGCAGCTTCGCGGTAACGTCTGCCCGTCCCCCGGTTGGGACAACGGCGGACGTGTGCTGTCATGCCCGGATGCTATCGGCATCGCGCTTGAGCACTATGTCCAGTTCAAGCAGACCGGTACGGCCGAGACGACGGTCTCGAAGTGGTCCAGCACTCTGGATAACCTTGTCGGCGCGTGTCCTGACTGCGGAAGCAGCGTCGAGCACGAAGGTGGCTGCATTGTCTGCCGCTTCTGCGGTTTCTCGAAGTGCGGCTAGTACAGTCCGCGGATTGCAGTGGAATCTCAATGACGATCCCGGTGTGACTGGCGATTTTCAGCGGAATTGACCGCATGGAGTGCCGGGGTCGAGAAATGCCGATCGCCTGGGCAGACGCCGTAGGTGCGTGCCCAGGCGATATCATTTGCGGCCGCGCGCGAACATCGAACGTTGAACCGATACAAGGAGGCATGACATGACAGAGCGAAGTATCCCGTTGCGGTACGGGCTGAATCCGCATCAGAAGCCGGCCAAGGTCGTGCTGTTTGACCACAGCCCGCAGATCGAGGTTCTGAGCGGGGCGCCGGGCTACATCAATATGCTCGATGCTCTCAACGGCTGGCAACTCGTGAAAGAGCTTCGAGAGGCGATAGGACTTCCGGCGGCGGCATCGTTCAAGCACGTCAGTCCGGCAGGGGCGGCGGTCGGAATCCCGCTTAGCGATGTCCTGACGAAAGCGTACTTCGTGGAAGACATGGAGCTTTCACCTCTCGCAACGGCCTATGCGCGTGCTCGTGGGGCGGACCGCGTCTCGTCGTTCGGCGATTTCGTCTCGCTGAGTGACACATGCGACCTCTCGACTGCCCGATTGATCGCCCGCGAGGTCTCCGACGGGGTGATCGCTCCGGAATACGATACCGATGCGCTGGCGCTTCTCAAGGCGAAGCGCAAGGGCAAGTACTTGGTCATTCGGATTGATCCTGAATACCGCCGGCGCGAGATGGAGTCACGCGAGGTTCTCGGCGTCGCCCTGCAGCAGCACGCGAACGACGTCCGTATAGGCCCCGAACTCTTCGGCAGGGTCGTGACCGCAGAGAGGGACTTGCCCGACGGCGCTATCAGGGATATGATGATCGCTCTGATCACGCTCAAGTACACGCAGTCGAACTCAGCCTGCTTCGCGCAAGACGGTCAGGCGATCGGCAACGGGGCCGGCCAGCAGTCGCGCGTCCACTGCACGCGTCTCGCTGGCGGGAAGGCCGATCTGTGGTGGCTGAGGCAGCATCCACGAGTCCTCGATCTGCAGTTCCGCGAGGGGATGAACCGCGCCGAGAAGAACAACGCGATCGACCTCTTTCTGCTGGAGGACATCACCCCGCCGGAGGAGGCTCAGATGATGGAGAACCTGATTGGCAGCCCGAAGAGGCTTACGAAGGGCGAAAAGCGCAAGTGGCTCGACAAGCTCGCGGGAGTTTCGCTCGGCTCGGACGCATACTTTCCGTTCAGGGACAGCATTGACCGGGCCGGCAGGACAGGCGTGAAGTACATCGCGGAACCTGGCGGATCACAGCGGGATGAGGAGATCATCGCCGCCGCCGACGGGTACGGTATGGTGATGGCCTTCACCGGGCTCAGGCTCTTCCACCATTGAACCGGAAGCGTTTATGACGGTATAATGCCGCGGTGGGATACGTCTACTCGATCGTCGCCGCGTTCGCCTTCGCGATGCTCGGCATCACATACAAGCTCTCCGAACGCCGCAGGTGCGACCACGCGCAGGTTAACTTCTTCCTGTTGCTGTCGGCGGCGCTTATTGTGCTCGTCTGGACAGCCGCCGCGGGGATCAGAACGTTCCCCGTGAGCGCGGTCTGGCTGGGGGTGGTGGACGGCGTCTTCATCTATGCTAGCATCTTCGTCTTCCGGAAGGCGGTCGTTCTCGGCAGGATCTCGACCTCGTGGACGATCATCAATCTCGGCCTTGTGATCCCGGTGCTTGCCTCGGTGTTCCTGTGGCATGAGATTCCGTACGCAAGGCACTATGCCGGATTCGTCTTGACGATAGTCGCAGTCGCGCTCCTCGGGATCGACGCCGGGAGGTCGGGGGAATGATCTACCGACGGCTCATATCCGCGGCGTTCGTCTTCAACGGGCTGACGATGGTATGCACCCAGGCGGTGGGCAAGGTCGGCCTGCGCGAGTTCATTCCGATCGTGCTCTTCTTTGTCTATGCGGTTGCCGGCCTGATGGCGCTGGTACACATGTACCAGGAGCGCAAGCCTATCGAGGCGAAGAGTGTTGTGATCGGCGCGCTCGGGGGGATCGGTACGGCGGTCGGACTGAGTGCGAACATGGCGGCGGCGGCTGTGCTGCCGGGCTACATAGCGTTTCCGATCATCAATGGGGGCACGCTGCTGATGGTCGCGCTGGTCGGGAAGGTCGTGTTCAGGGAGCGAATCGGTCCCTATGGAATCGCCGGGATCATCGCCGGTGCGTGTGCGATTGGGTTGCTTAGCGCCTAGGAGGTCAGATGTGTTCCGAGCCATGATACCTATGCTCTGCATCGCAGTGATGCCGGCGTGTTTCGCCGAGGGACAGGCTCCAAAGCCTGCGTGCTTCACGGTGTCGGACACCGACGGGCTGCTGGCGGCGATCTCCAGGATTCCGCCTGAGGGGGATGCGACGATCACTCTGCTGCCGGGGACGTATACGATCAAGGACACGATCCTGATCAAGCAGAAGAGCCGGGTCTGCCTGATCGGGAGTGGCTGGAATACGAAGATCGTCAAGCAGGGCGACGGAGACGCGATCGTCTTCGAGGGCTCGTGCTGGATGTGCTGGGTGCGCAACCTCGACATCACGGGTGACAGCAAGGCCTCCAAGGGCTCAGGGATCGTCTTCCGCAGGGGCGAGTGGTCGGGCATCAACATGATTGACTACTGCCACATCGACATGTTCCCCGAAAGCGGCATCCGTTTCGAGGGCGATGTGAGAACGCCGTTTTCCTCGAACAGTGTGAGCAACTGCTGGCTGACCAACAATCTCGGTGATCAGCTCTACAGCCGCGCGAACAACGATTTCTACATCACCGGCAACCAGTTCGGCCGGGGCGGTGAACGGACGCCCCGCACGGGATGCCTGCTCGATCACTCGTCGGCGGGGAGCTACACTCTCAACTACCACTGGGGGAACACGGTGGCCCTCCGCATGGTCGGAGTGAACTTCAACCGCGTCGAGAACAATCGCTTCGAGCAGAGCTACGAGAGCGGCATAGTGGTCGGTGATCCCAAAGGCGGTGACCCGAGCCAGCTCAACATCATCACCGGCAACACGATCCATACGAACTCCGAGCACAACAGCGGCAAGTTCCCGGCGGTGATCGCGTACGATGCGGTTGACACGACCTTCTGCCAGAACCAGATCTTCAGTTGGGACTCGAACTCGGTCAGGCACACGGTCGGCCTGGTGCTCGACAAGGGTTGCCGTAACTGGGTCGTGAAGGACAACATCTTCCGCCACCACAGTGAGAAGGCGCTCCGATACGACACGAAGGCCGGCCACGTGGTGAAGGACAATATGGGATCATAGGCCGTGAGATGAGAACCGGTACTGCCAGTCTGCCGCTGCACGGAGGACAGGCGCCGTCGTGGCTCTTCCAGCGCATGACGAGGCTCGGGCGCGAGATCGTCTCCCTCACGGTCATGGAGTTCGGCACGGAGGCGGTCCTCCGCAAGCTCTCCGACCCGTATTGGTTCCAGGCGCTGGGATGCGTTCTCGGCTTCGACTGGCACAGTTCCGGTGTGACCACCACCGTATGCGGCGCGATCAAGGAGGGGATCAAGGGGATGGAGGGCGACCTCGGCCTCTTCGTCGCCGGCGGAAAGGGCAAGGTGTCCCGCAAGACGCCCGACGAGATACGCATCCACGCCGAGAAGCACTCCATCGCCGTCGAGCCGGACAAGCTCGTCTATGCGAGCAGGATGTCCGCCAAGGTTGACAACACAGCAGTTCAGGACGGCTATCAGCTCTATCACCACGTCTTTCTCTTCGACAAGAACGGCAAGTGGGCGGTCATCCAGCAGGGGATGAACGATACTAACGGATGGGCTCGGCGGTATCATTGGCTCTCGACCGGCGTGGAGGATTTCGTGAACGAGCCCCATGCGGCGGTGTGTTCCGACAATCGGGGGCAACTCATGCTGAACATGGTCGCGGGCGAGGCGGCTGAGTCGCGCCGGACGACTGCCCTCCTCGCGTCTGAGAAGCCGGAGAAGCTCGGGCACGAGATCGAGCGGATGCAGGCGTTGAGCATGCCGAAGCATCACGAGGTCCTGATCGCCGATCTCAACCCGAAGTCGCTCAGTCGCATCCTGCTCAAGGCATATGAAGTCAAGCCCCAGAGCTTCAAGGAGCTTCTCGAGATTCAGGGAGTCGGCGCGAAGTCTGTCCGTGCGCTGGCGATGATCGCGGATCTGGTGTATGGTGTCCCGGCCTCGACCCGCGACCCGGCGAAGTATAGTTTCGCGCATGGGGGTAAGGATGGCTTCCCGTATCCGGTGGACAAGCCGAACTACGACCGCTCGATCTCGGTCGTCAAGCAGGCTGTCGAGCGCGCGAAGGTCGGCGACCGGGAGAAGCTGGACGCCCTCCAGAGACTGAGCAGGTTCTACGAGCTCTGATTTCCTGCTACAATGTCCGCATGGCTGTCATCAACGAAGTCCACGCGAAAACCATCCTAGGCAAGTCGGGCATCTCGGATTACTGCGTCAACTGCTACACGGGATGCCTGCACAACTGCATCTATTGCTACGCCCGGTTCATGAAGCGTTTCAGTGGCCATGAAGAGCCGTGGGGCACGTTCGTCGACGCCAAGGTCAATGCGCCCGAGGTCCTGCGGAAGGAAGTCCAGCGCAAGCGGCCCGCGAAGGTGTTCATGAGCTCGGTCTGCGACGCCTATCAGCCGGCGGAGAAGCGATTCGGCCTCACGCGTCAGTGTCTCGGGATACTGGTGGACGCGGGTTTCCACGTCGGCATTCTGACGAAGAGCAAGCTGGTAACGCGCGACTTCGATATCCTCGCGGGCTACGACCGGTGCGATGTCTCCTGCACGCTCACCACAATGGACGAGCGGCTCAGGTATCGCATCGAGCCGGGCGCATCGCCGACCCGCGAGCGGATCGCGGCCCTGGAGGAGGCGTGTTCGCGCGGGATCAAGTCG
Coding sequences within it:
- a CDS encoding GTP cyclohydrolase I FolE2, whose amino-acid sequence is MKDTQSCEDRRHVPLQRVGVKGVEIPFQIKALRDGHQTVLAGVTLTADLPHYLKGTHMSRFIQVLEEWRNRPVSGPELKAILQQAKTVLKAEMAHADLRFKYFIEKRAPVSKMKSILGYQSCFSGSLKEDDFDFRLGVEVPVQTVCPCSKEISECGAHNQRANIRASVRFVHGRFVWIEELVRLLEDQGSAQVYPFLKRADEKYVTERAFSNPRFVEDVVRDCVLALRKDERIRWFEVECESEESIHQHNAFAYHQETSDSAR
- a CDS encoding hydroxyacid dehydrogenase, which codes for MKILVLPIPSLRGRLFSSEAQQRLEALGDLTLNPEEHNYSTDELADLVPGHDAALTSWGSPRFTPEVVERADRLKVISHAAGSPHGILTPAVFERGISVCTSQPAMAISVAAMTVAMMEIMLRNAVNWAVSIREKQWFRPEGVAPARELNGKKVGIIGASLIGREVIRYIKPWDVELFIADPYISDDGADALGAKRVSLEWLMAECDVISLHAPSNESTRGMITREHLQAIREGAVFINTARGAIVNHEALLEELRTGRFSAALDVTDPEPLPQGHEMYSLQNVVFTPHISGGTPEMVRRQGEAAVRNLELFFSGERPERLVTAEMMEFIA
- a CDS encoding PmoA family protein, whose protein sequence is MIEKRVIVTSARHGCESTPISVEMPGLKHGAAVGLIGPNGTCIHAQVDGDRIVWICEPMSEGESRKYRFAEKCETRAESAVELIDRKNSVEFRISGALFTVYEYGEQYARPFLHPIVGPGGNGVTRGYPMIRDVPGETSDHAHHRSLWIAHGDVNGCDNWSEMEGHGVQRHREFLEKVGGPVFARLRTVNDWLDARGCKVLEEQRSFTVYNLPGASRVIDMTVEFRATEGDTVFGDTKEGGICSIRVATSMDGNKGGLITNSFGAVTEAETWGRRAHWCDYSGPVSGRTVGIAVFDHPANFRHPTYWHVRDYGLMTANPFALSEYRGDRAWDGSHMIRAGGCLAFSYRIHVHDGDVAAGKVSDSYHSYINPPSVEVE
- the nrdR gene encoding transcriptional repressor NrdR, with the translated sequence MKCPYCGHNDDKVLDSRSVRDGEGIRRRRECLECARRFTTYEEIEEMRLMVAKRDLRREPFDRSKILRGMLTACEKRPVSLAQLEQAVEEIERALNNRGEREVSSTDIGEMVISKLHDLDKVAYIRFASVYRQFEDVTQFKELVEVLDTDTA
- a CDS encoding vitamin B12-dependent ribonucleotide reductase; translated protein: MEDFTEMLTQNALTVLEKRYLQKDERGNCVETPEGMFHRVACAIAEAERGYGRSDSEVKEVEEQFYRMMSGLEFLPNSPTLMNAGRELGQLAACFVLPIEDSMDSIFETIKHTALIHKSGGGTGFSFSRLRPSEDVVQSTNGVSSGPISFMEVFNSATEAIKQGGTRRGANMGCLRIDHPNIIDFITCKKDNNRLTNFNISVLITEEFMQAVEKGEDYDLINPRTREVVKSLGARRVFDTIVNMAWRNGEPGIIFIDRINRDNPTPHLGEIECTNPCGEQPLLPYEACNLGSINLAAMVADEGEPKVDYMKLGRTVRTAVRFLDDVIDISRYPLPQIDAMVRGNRKIGLGVMGFADMLIKLGTPYDSEQATNLAEEVMSFIQNESRQMSCELAAERGTFPNWEGSVYDVPEGLKMRNATVTTIAPTGTLSIIAGCSSGVEPLFAVSYIRTVLDGTEMIEANPMFRQMAEERGLYSEALMKEIARHGSVRGLDSVPGDMQRAFVTAHDIAPVWHIKMQAAFQKYVDNAVSKTVNFPNSATTEDVSEVYKLAFRLGCKGVTVYRDGSRDEQVLSVGRKDRDAAQQDAPGVLAPRPRPVRTYGVTEKVKTGCGSLYVTINEDEDGLCEVFARMGKSGGCASSQLDAVSRVISTALRAGVKPEAVIKQLRGNVCPSPGWDNGGRVLSCPDAIGIALEHYVQFKQTGTAETTVSKWSSTLDNLVGACPDCGSSVEHEGGCIVCRFCGFSKCG